CAGTTCGACTTGCATGGGCAAATAGCCCCCACATATCCATTAGAGAAAGAATAGGACTGAACACTGTGAAGATTACCATTGGAATCACTATGGATAAGCAACCTATTAATAGCCAATTTCTTTTCTTGGCCTTTCCTTCAGATTTTTTAGCAGTTTTCTGTTTCCTTTTTAAGATTAGAATGAGCAAAACCAAAATCCCTAATACTAATAAAACCAAGCTACAATCTCCTTTTATCGTGGATAGCTGTTAACAGGTGTATAGGAGGCTGACAGAAATACTCTTCTCACCTACTAACTTATCCTGAAATCCATAAACTCGTCTGAAACGAGGAGCAACCCTTGTCTCATTATACCACATGAACCATACTGTGAGAAGATGAGAAATACAAAAGAAAACCACCTGAAATAAATTCAGGTGATTAATGAAATTTTGCAGTTAGTTGAAGAAACTTTCAATCCAACCACTTATATTGTTTAACAATATTCCTAGCTGACCAATAAGTCCATCCATCTCCAAAGCTTTATTCTCATACTCATTAATTTTTATGAGTAACTCATCAATATTTTCGTCCATGGCCTTAATACTAGAATCAAAATATGAAATCAGATTACCTGCGGGTGTAACAAATTTCGTATCATGCAAATTTCCAGTCCAAGATTCATCATATTCATCTTTTTTAGAAGCTACAGCTTTTTTCTGCTTAACAAATTCACTTTTAATTTTCCTTAATTCGTCATATATTTCCTTGACTTTTTTTGCCTCTTCTAAGTAACCTTCTTTTTTTGATTGAGCTGAACTAATCTGCGATTGAATTGCAGCTTGTTGACTAGCGTTTGACATAATTCCTCCTCTTAAATTTACTATTTATAAAATTCATTCAATAGAAATACCATTGTCAACAAGATGGGTGCTAAAATTAATGTTGCCATACATATCCATACTTGACGCTTATACACCACTTCCATACCACTGTATCTCTCAACAAAGGACTCTTTGGGACAAGCAGGGTTATACCAAACAGTCATCTTTGAGCCCTTTGGAAAAGCATCTTCCAAAACACGTGTAACAGAAACGACAGAATTTCTATAAATTGTTATCTTTTGAGCTAATAACTCCGACCTAGAAGTGGCTTGTACACTCTTCCAAGGAACTGATATGAGAATAACTCTATGGTAGTCCAGATTTCTTTGATAAGTCCGCCCATCAACTTTATATTCAACAATTGGAGGACCTGCTGGTTTTGAATACTTGTATCCTACTACAACTCCCTCAACACATGCAGTAGATAAATTTTTAATTCTTAGTTCTCTTTTGTAAAAATAACGGAAAAAGAAAAGTACAGATGAACAGAGTAATAAAACTCCAAATAGCAACAAAAAATAAAGCTTTAAATCTGACATATAGTTCTCCTACTTCATTTGAATATCTGAAATACTTAGGTTCATTTTTCTTTCATCTACAATCTTTGTAGCAATCGATTTCTGTTCAGTTGTTAAAGGAAGTAAAAAAATTGTTGCAGATTGTGTAGGCAGCTCCCCGCTTTCAGAAATCTTGTATTCAACTAATTCATTTTGGTAGATTTGCTGTCCCGCATAACTCCAACTAATTTTAAATTTAGCATCATGATTAATGTCAGTATCCGTCTTGTTTAATATCATAAATACTGCATACTCCTGCTCATTAAATGTATATGTACTACCAGAATAGTATAGAGTAACTTCTCCTTGATTACCTACCTCAGGATGTTCTTCAATTAATTTCTTTCCAAACTCTATTAATTCCGACGTTTTACCTTCATATTGTGGTGCTACTACAAATTTTAATTTTTTCTCCTCCTTGACAATCGTCTCATTTTTATTA
This window of the Streptococcus sp. D7B5 genome carries:
- a CDS encoding DUF5082 family protein, with amino-acid sequence MSNASQQAAIQSQISSAQSKKEGYLEEAKKVKEIYDELRKIKSEFVKQKKAVASKKDEYDESWTGNLHDTKFVTPAGNLISYFDSSIKAMDENIDELLIKINEYENKALEMDGLIGQLGILLNNISGWIESFFN
- a CDS encoding DUF3592 domain-containing protein, producing MSDLKLYFLLLFGVLLLCSSVLFFFRYFYKRELRIKNLSTACVEGVVVGYKYSKPAGPPIVEYKVDGRTYQRNLDYHRVILISVPWKSVQATSRSELLAQKITIYRNSVVSVTRVLEDAFPKGSKMTVWYNPACPKESFVERYSGMEVVYKRQVWICMATLILAPILLTMVFLLNEFYK